The Lolium rigidum isolate FL_2022 chromosome 2, APGP_CSIRO_Lrig_0.1, whole genome shotgun sequence genomic interval TTACTACCAAGCTTAGCGACGCAACTTTTTTCCTCCGGTTTTCTCGGTTTTTGGTTGTTAGCTTATCAGCTGGTTCTAATTGTGTTGATTtttaatgatttttttttgggtttttcttctgtttttttgtCCATTTTTAAAATTCTgaactttttattttgaaattagaacttttttgaaattcgaaattttagatctgaacatttttaatatatgaacattttttaatttcgaAATTTTTGAGATTCAAACCTTTTTCAGGttcgaacatttttaaatttgaactttaTAAATTCgaacttttttgaattttgaattttttgagattcaaacattttttaatttgaacattttttaaatttgatcattttttatcgaacttttttgaattttgaacttttttgagAGTTcaacatttttagatttgaatatttttaatcTGTACATTTTGTAATTCAAACTTTttagatttaaacattttttgaatttaaatttttTAATGATCTAAAATGAAAGggaaaaaaacaaaagagaaggagTACCTTTTGTTGGGCCTAGGTTTGGAGCGGCCCGGGGGAACCTCTTCAAGCATAGCGAGCATTCGCTCCCGCTTAAGGCGGAGAGTATGCGCTCCCAGTTGGAGGAGGGAGCTCCTATACATCGCCTGTTGCGTTCGCGAGCGCATGGATGCACGCAACGCGACCGACTACCGACACAGTCTCCTTCCTTCGTATCTTTTCCATTGAACATAACACAACTTAGTcccccgccgccacccacggccGGCACCACTATCGCGGAGCCTCACCGCCCCGTCCTCCTCCACCACAGCCACCGCCAgtccgccgccgccccagcctCCCTCTAAACCCCCCTCCAACTCCCGTCGGCAAACTGCATCCCCTCCCGAAACCCCAAGATCTCATCACCGGCGAGCTCCTCGACTTGCACCCCacccaccctaaaccctaagttcTCTTCCTCACCTCAGCCGGCGATGTCGCGGCCAGCCGCATCGTCCCTGTCTCCGATGAGGTCCATTCCTCGCCTAGCCAGCGACGCCGTGGCCAGCCGCGGCGGCGAGCTCCTCTCGGTGGTCGATGTTGGCGTCATCTACCTCCCGTCAATCCCGTCGCTAGCTAGGTGGGGTGGCCCGTTGTGTCGGTCGACCACGCATTACCGCGCTAACCGACGCATCCAGTGggccgcggcggcgagctccTCTCGGTGGTCGATGTTGGCGTCATCTACCTCCCGTCAATCCCGTCGCTAGCTAGGTGGGGTGGCCCGTTGTGTCGGTCAACCACGCGGTACCGCGCTAACCGACGCATCTGGTGGCCGTGCGCTCCACGGGCCTCTAGTCCATGCCAGTAGAAAGTAAAAGCCCAGCCCAACAATCTCGCTGCGGAAGGCTCGGCCCTTTCAAGCCCAAACACCTCTTACCCGGCCGAGTCTCGACTCTCGAACGGCGCCTCCCTCCCTCCTCCCCTAGCCGCCCGCCGCCTCACCTGCTCTCCCGCGGCGCCGAGCTCTCTCCGCCTCGCCTCCTCCCCCAGtcgtctctccgatcacctcacgCGCTTCCTCACCGGAGACAGCTAGGCCCGAGCAGCACGTCCCGCCGTCTCCCTCGCCACGCCGGCATCAGGTAGGCCTTCCTCTCCGTCCCCTCTCTATCCTACTCTCCTCTCTAGATCTGTTCACGGAAGTATCTCATCGTGGTTCTGTTCCTCTTTAGATCTGCTTACGGAATTTGCTTCGGAAGTGATGTCACTGCGATTTCTGTCCACGTGCTAAAGTAACCTAGCGGGAGGGCGGCTACCGACGATTCGCGGCCGGCAGGACGAAGCCTCGTGCCCTGCGCCAGCCCAGTACAGCGCCTCCGGCACAAATCTTTGCACTATTGTATGATCCAGATATTCCCGAGGATAGCAGCAAGGACCGCACGCCAGGCCATCTCCGCATCCAATCCACACATCCCAATTCCTCACCTATCAGAATTCTCTTGCTGGAACCAAGCTTACCAAGGCATCCACACCACCACCATCAATCCCATGACGCCGAGCGATGCAAATTCCGAAGCCACACCCACACCCCTCGCCGAGGGGAACAGccgcagctgccccccgagcgttGAGGCCACCCCGGACATCGAGAAGAAGTACGTGCACCGCGTCTACGACGCGATAGCCCCGCATTTCAGCGCGACGCGGTTCGCCAAGTGGCCCAAGGTGGCGGGGTTCCTCGACTCGCTGAGGCCCGGGTCCATCGTGCTGGACGCCGGCTGCGGCAACGGCAAGTACCTGGGCTTCAACCCCAGGTGCTTCTACCTAGGCTGCGACATAAGCCCGCCGCTGATCGAGATATGCGCGGGGAGGGGGCACGAGGTGTTTGTCGCCGACGCCGTCAACATGCCGTACAGGGAGAATGTCGGGGATGCGGCGATCTCGATTGCGGTGCTGCATCATTTGAGTACCGAGGAGAGGCGGAGGAAGGCCATTGAGGAGTTGGTCCGTGTTGTGAAGAGGGGTGGGCTTGTGCTGATCACGGTTTGGGCTGTGGAGCAGGAGGACAAGTCGCTTCTTAACAAGTGGACTCCGCTGTGTGATAAGTATAATGAAGAGTGGGTTGATCCTAGCAGTCCTCCCGTGCGCAGCAAATCTTCTAGTGTGCTAGATAGCATTGGAGAGACTGATGAAGACACCAGCGCCGTGAAGCAGACAGATGACCAGCTGAAAAATAGTTACGATGGTTCAGAGGATAAGACTACTGCGGCTTGCAGTGATGATTCCTTGATTATGGATGAGCATGACAAAACCCAGCAGGAGTACTTTGTTCCTTGGCATCTACCATTTCACCGTGCTGAAATTGGTGGTGCATCTGCTGCGGCTCTTCAAAATGGATTGGCGAAGAAAGATGATAAGAAGGGCACTGTGGTCTACAACCGGTACTATCATATTTTTGTCGAAGGAGAACTTCAAAGGTGGAGTATCCTTACTCTTAACGTTCTCATGAAAACACTTGTTTTCTCCTCTTTTGTATGAACCTGCACAAGTGAAGATATTAATTCATGCCATGTTTTTTTAGTTCACCATAGCATAGCCATCATAAAATCTTTCTACTCCATGGTGTTAATTTGATGACTAGTCAGATAATTCTATATTTGTTCAGAGATGCCATACAAGATTTTGCATTTCATATTCATTGTTTGTTAACTTTTGCATGATATAATTGTCATACGGCGCACTTGTCAATCAACTAGTTTATTTGGTTACATAAACAATGGTGTGATGAAATGGGAAAATGCGAGCATGGCATGTAATTTGACAACTGGTGTTGATTTGCTGTATCTTTCATGATTAAAGTTTTTACGGGTGACCTATTGCTACCATCTTAGTCCTTATCATTTTAATGAACTAGCCATTTTAAGAAAGGAAATGCTATACATTGTCTGCTTTCCTTTTGCTTCATCTATGGCGTTCTGATTGAAAATATTTTGCATTGTTTGCTCTCATTGTTTCAGGTTAGTTGCTGGTATGAAAAATGCATCTATCGTTGACCAATTCTACGACAAATCCAACTGGTGCATAGTTCTTGAGAAGCTTTGAGTTGCAGATGAAGTGATGATAGAGAATGTATCTGTTGTCCCGGCCCTTGTGTCTTGTAGGATTATCAGATATTAGACTAGGCGAGGGCACAGTTTTGAGCTCAGAATGCATGAGGCTGATACAAGCAACAATTTTCTCAGTTCAGCAATGTCATTGGCAATGCAGCACTTCAGTTTGCCTGGTGTAGCTGGCGATCTTTTTTTGTCCTGCTGTCTTAATGTGTATCATGAATCGTATATGGGTTGTCTAGTCGTTTTGAGTCAAGATTGCTCGATATTTTAAGGGCCATCTGACTTGCAGAAGTCCTGTACTATCTTTCAAACAATTGAAACATGTGAATTAGCATGATTGCTTGAACTATGTCTTGCATAATTGATCATTCTTGAAGTCAGTGAACATTCAGTATGCACTCTGCTCCATTTCTCAGTGGCAAAACTGTGTCATCTGGATGTATAACGATCAGTTCTATGGATCTTTTCACCAAAATTGACCCTAAACCATGCATAATAAACTGTTCAACTTGCAGACACTCTTCCTCTGAAGAGCAGCCAAGACCATAACCAGGGACAGAAGGTAAATACAAGGGCGATGATCTATCTAAAAAAAGGGGGGTAATTATCTGTACGAGCAAAATGAAAAAAACTGCTACTGTGATTTATATCATAACAACTACGAAGTTTAGAAGCAACCCCTTCCAAAATACAAACAGAAGGGTATCTTGATGCTGAATGGAATGTGATGGTTCCAGTACCATGTGGTTCGACCTTTTTGGTGAATGCGCATGAGAGATATTCCTAAAATTTCAACCCCGCCATCTAGGATGGTTCAAATTCAAGCCACTGATCACATGGGTGACCTCATTTCTAGGACCAACCCCCAACCGTATCACTTGGTACAATCAATTGAACACATTCTACTATCAAGCAGTTCAGAACAGAGCGCCCGATCAAGAAGCTACTTGCGAAAAGCTAACTCTGGCTCGTCTGAAGTAGCTGTTTCTGAATTGGTTTCAGAACCTGCATCTGCCTTGCTTGCAGAGCTTGAATTGGGTAATGTCCTGGTGAAGCCATCAACTGCTTCCGAAAAACTTAACTTTGTCTTGCTTGAACTAGCCATTTCTGAACTGCTCGCAGAATTTCTACTTGGCTCTGTTGCAGCATTTGAGGTACGTACTCTCCTGGGTTTATTCGCGGAGTTGCCAAATGCTTCCAAAGCATCAAGGAAGAACTTTTTATTCGGGACAATACCCTGCTTGTTCATTCGCTGGAGCAACTTCTGGACAAGCATCTTATCATTCGCCTTGGTGTATGCCTTGTAGAGCAACTTATACGTCGAAGCATTGGGCACGACACCTTTCTCTATTGCAGTATCCAACAACCGATCTGCTTCCATAGGCAAGCGGTTCATGCAGTAGGCATCCAGCATTGCATTCAGTGAAGAAAGGGGAACAGTACTTTGTGAGCTTACAAGCTCATCGAATATCTGTTGGGCCTTGGAGACGCAATCACAATACGCGTACAGAGTGATGAGACATTCTTGCGTCACATAATTTGGTTTGAATCCCAGTTCTTCCATCTTCTCAAGTACAGACTCAGCTTTCTCCATAAGTCTTGCTTTCCCATAGTTTGTTATCATGGAGTTAAACGTCGGGTGGGTAGGCTTCTCCGGATCGCAGTAAGCTCTTGAACACCTGCTCCATCTTGTCGAACGTCTGCTTCCGCCCATACGAATCTATGAGTATGTTGAACGTGATCACATNNNNNNNNNNNNNNNNNNNNNNNNNNNNNNNNNNNNNNNNNNNNNNNNNNNNNNNNNNNNNNNNNNNNNNNNNNNNNNNNNNNNNNNNNNNNNNNNNNNNgagaagtcgaagtcgccggaaaccctccgggaacgccgccacatcgcgaaactccgtcgcgggagccgaagtctccgttcggcactccgtcgggacggaattggaggagatcatcaccgccatcaccgccaacgcctctccatcaaccagcaatgtttcccccatccatgtgtgagtaattccccgctgtaggccgaaggggatggtagggattggatgagattggtcatgtaatagcataagattgttagggcatagtgcctagtgtccagtagatggtacttttatgatattgttgcaacttgttatgcttaatgcttgtcactagggcccgagtgccatgatctcagatccgaacatgttattatttcatcatgatattcattgtttatggtcttacaccgcaagttgtatacacatgtcgctgtctggaaccaatggccccgaagtgacgaaatcgggacaaccggagggaatggcgatgatgtgaggatcacatgtgttcacggagtgttaatgctttgctccggtactctattaaaaggagtaccttaatatccgtagtttccctcgaggccctggctgccacgcGAGCTGGTAGgacgagaagatgttgtgcaagtttctcattgcgagcacgtacgactataattggaacacatgcctattgattgattagtacttggataccgttttattattatctgcaaatgccctgctatgattgttacatgagtttctctcatccatgcaacgcctgttatccgtccccgtgcctacagtattttaatcctgctgtttactataatcactactcgctgtctttgttactctgttgctgttatttcactaccgctactactataaagctgttactaccgataaactcttgcgagcaagttccgtttccagtgcagttgaattgacaactccgttgttaaggctttcaagtattctttgtctccccttgtgtcgaatcaataaattgggtaatacttccctcgaagaccgttgcgatcccctatacttgtgggtcatcaccgctcATGGGGTGCCCCTACGTGCATCGCAGCATGTTGTTCTTGTCCGCGCGGTCTCCATCACCGGTTCCTCTTTTCCACCATCGCCCGGGACAACATCGACAATGTCACCATCGCCTTCGATCTgcacgtcgtccacgccatggcgcgtacagCGTCGCCGTCGGTTTGTTCAACCGATAGCTTGCACGTCTCcgtcaagcacgtccccgagcacgcgccaacCACCGATCGAGCTATGGGTTGCCGCTGTGTCGCCCTTCGGGCCACAACGTCGCCGCTTTTGGTCCATGCTACCGGCTTCTGCCACGCCTTCTGAGGCGTGTACGTGCATGGTGGCGTCCAGCCGCTGCACCGACTCACGCTCTGCAGCTACGCCACCCCTTCGGGTCGTGACGTCGCAGCACACAGTCTACTTCGCCGCCCCCACGCAACGACATCCTAGGCCACCTCTGCCGCCCTAGGAGCGGGTCGCCACCGTCCGCGCATGCTCTTCTTCACGTAGTCGGGTTCTTCTTTGCCTACTTCGAgtaccgccgccgcacctccacaTGTAACTTGCATGGCCAGTCCTGGCTATCGCAGGTCTCGCCGAGTACCTCTACAGTCTAGGCGTCCAACATGGCCACTCTAGGATGCCATTGGTTTTTGCCGCCTTCTACGTTTCCATCCACCACGACCTCGTCGCCAACATCATCATCTTGTCCCCGACTACTTCGTCTACTCCGACAACCGTGGACGACATCGACACCTCTCCCTCTTCGCCGCTCTGCGATTCTCCACCGTTCTGGAGGCCTCCTTTGCTGGCCCCCTGACATTGGTGCATGGTCCATGATGGTCCCTACCCTCGCATACCCGGTATTGGCAACACCGGTCTGTGGCTTCATCCCCGCCGCGTCCCCGAGCCTGGCAAACCCAGATCGGCGCCTCGTCCCCATCGGTTTCGACaacgtcttcctcatcatcgacTCTTCTACGACTTCCTCGACcgcatcgccgacttcgtcttgcGTACTCAGTTCTGACAAAACCGGAGTATGCATTCGTCCCCAACGTGCACCTAGTTCTGGCAAAATTAgggcaatgatacgtctccgacgtatcgataatttcttatgttctatgccatattattgatgatacctacatgttttatgcacactttatgtcatattcgtgcattttctggaactaacctattaacaagatgccgaagtgccagtctctgttttccgctgtttttggtttcagaaatcctagtaacgaaatattctcggaattggacgaaacgaagacccgtgggcctatttcgccacgaaccttccgtgaAGACCGAAGagtatacgaagtggggccacgaggtggccaaaccacatggcggcgcggccaagggggcccgcgccgcccgtggtgtgggccctcgtcggcctcccgactccgcccttccgcctacttaaagcctccgtcgcgaaacccacgatgcgaaaaaccacgatacggaaaaccttacgagacgccgccgatcccatctcgggggatcctggagatctcctcaggcaccctgcgggagagggattcatctcccggaggactctacaccgccatggtcgcctccggagtgatgagtgagtagttcaccctcggactatgggtccatagcgtagctagatggttgtcttctcctcattgtgcttcattgttggatcttgtgagctgcctaacatgatcaagatcatctatccgtaatactctatgttgtgtttgtcgggatccgatggatagagaataccatgttatgttaattatcaagttattacatatgtgttgtttatgatcttgcatgctctccgttactagtagaggctcggccaagtttttgcttttaactccaagagggagtatttatgctcgatagtgggttcatgcccgcattgacacctgggacgagtgacgaaagttctaaggttgtgttgtgctgttgccactagggataaaacattggcgctatgtccgaggatgtagttgttgattacattacgcaccatacttaatgcaattgtctcgttgctttgcaacttaataccggaaggggttcggacgataactcgaaggtggactttttaggcatagatgcggttggatggcggtctatgtactttgtcgtaatgcccaattaaatctcactatacttatcatgacatgtatgtgcattgttatgctctctctatttgtcaattgcccgactgtaatttgttcacccaacatgcttttatcttatgggagagacacctctagtgaactgtggaccccggtccattctttaatactgaaatacaaatctgctgcaatacttgtttttactcgttttctcgcaaacaatcatcttccacacaattcggttaatcctttgttaca includes:
- the LOC124688365 gene encoding tRNA (carboxymethyluridine(34)-5-O)-methyltransferase-like, with amino-acid sequence MIQIFPRIAARTARQAISASNPHIPIPHLSEFSCWNQAYQGIHTTTINPMTPSDANSEATPTPLAEGNSRSCPPSVEATPDIEKKYVHRVYDAIAPHFSATRFAKWPKVAGFLDSLRPGSIVLDAGCGNGKYLGFNPRCFYLGCDISPPLIEICAGRGHEVFVADAVNMPYRENVGDAAISIAVLHHLSTEERRRKAIEELVRVVKRGGLVLITVWAVEQEDKSLLNKWTPLCDKYNEEWVDPSSPPVRSKSSSVLDSIGETDEDTSAVKQTDDQLKNSYDGSEDKTTAACSDDSLIMDEHDKTQQEYFVPWHLPFHRAEIGGASAAALQNGLAKKDDKKGTVVYNRYYHIFVEGELQRLVAGMKNASIVDQFYDKSNWCIVLEKL